A window from Herbaspirillum sp. meg3 encodes these proteins:
- the fahA gene encoding fumarylacetoacetase, which yields MSISLNETHDVALRSWVASANLAGSDFPIQNLPYGVFRSKGAGEVFRAGVAIGDQILDLRAAFESGAFSGFGDVVHKAIVAATAGSNLNPLMELDAAAWSALRLALSTLLREGSVRQSQLEPALVPQAEAEHALPAQIGDYTDFYTSIHHATAIGKLFRPDNPLLPNYKWVPIGYHGRSSSIAVSGQQFRRPVGQTKPPTSDTPVFGPCKRLDYEMEVGVFMGQGNAIGDAIGIGQAESHVFGLCLLNDWSARDVQAWEYQPLGPFLAKNFASTISPWIVTTEALAPYRSAWTRDAADPQPMAYLDSAELRAGGAFDVQLEVLLQTKAMREAGTAPQRLSLGNFKDAYWTVSQLVAHHTVGGCNLRAGDLLGSGTLSGPTPESAGSLLELTAGGKQSISLANGETRIFIEDGDTVIMRGWAERDGLPRIGFGDVAGTVLPARSV from the coding sequence GCGTGTTCCGCAGCAAGGGGGCCGGAGAAGTCTTCCGTGCCGGCGTCGCCATCGGCGATCAGATTCTTGACTTGCGTGCAGCCTTTGAAAGCGGCGCATTCAGCGGCTTTGGTGACGTGGTTCACAAAGCGATCGTCGCAGCGACCGCAGGCAGCAATCTGAATCCCTTGATGGAACTCGATGCTGCAGCGTGGTCTGCCTTGCGTCTGGCCTTGTCGACGTTGCTGCGCGAAGGCTCGGTGCGTCAGTCGCAACTGGAGCCGGCGCTGGTGCCGCAAGCCGAAGCCGAACACGCTCTGCCGGCGCAGATCGGTGACTACACCGACTTCTATACCTCCATCCATCATGCGACGGCGATTGGCAAACTGTTCCGGCCCGACAATCCTCTGTTGCCTAACTATAAATGGGTGCCGATCGGCTATCACGGCCGCTCGTCGTCAATTGCCGTATCGGGACAGCAGTTCCGCCGTCCGGTCGGTCAGACCAAGCCACCGACTTCCGACACGCCGGTATTCGGCCCATGCAAGCGTCTCGATTACGAAATGGAAGTCGGTGTCTTCATGGGGCAGGGCAACGCCATCGGCGACGCTATCGGTATCGGTCAGGCCGAGTCGCATGTGTTCGGGTTGTGCCTGCTGAATGACTGGTCGGCACGCGACGTGCAGGCGTGGGAATACCAGCCCCTCGGCCCTTTCCTGGCAAAGAATTTTGCTTCGACGATTTCGCCGTGGATTGTCACGACGGAAGCGCTGGCGCCGTATCGCTCCGCGTGGACACGCGACGCAGCCGATCCGCAGCCGATGGCATACCTGGACTCTGCCGAGTTGCGTGCTGGCGGCGCTTTCGACGTGCAACTGGAGGTGCTGCTGCAGACGAAGGCCATGCGTGAAGCAGGCACTGCACCGCAGCGCCTGTCGCTGGGCAATTTCAAGGACGCTTACTGGACCGTGTCGCAACTGGTGGCGCATCACACCGTCGGGGGCTGCAACCTGCGCGCCGGCGACTTATTGGGTTCGGGCACCTTGTCAGGCCCGACGCCGGAGTCGGCCGGGTCGCTGCTGGAGCTGACCGCCGGCGGCAAGCAATCCATCAGTCTGGCCAATGGCGAGACGCGCATCTTTATCGAAGACGGCGACACCGTCATCATGCGCGGCTGGGCCGAGCGCGACGGCTTGCCGCGCATCGGTTTCGGCGATGTGGCAGGCACGGTGTTGCCGGCGCGTTCAGTGTGA